From the Cryptomeria japonica chromosome 2, Sugi_1.0, whole genome shotgun sequence genome, one window contains:
- the LOC131867059 gene encoding GDSL esterase/lipase At4g16230-like, with translation MAKSMLIWWMMSSLILQVVEGGRSAHVPGMFVFGDSLADAGTNNFLPNCTTKNVSFFPNPTGRFTNGLTVFDFIEFSRRVRKKSHLRNSLYCISIGGNDIHAHYNGPSLNLSDAQLVTLLVGTHGQYIQRLYRAGDGKFLILDISALGCTPIARFTYNFQYQGKCAEPGNILAQKYNVALKKLHEVNIMLFNSYDYLTNMIRNGKAFGLFRANVSCGLTSPPDLYCNDPDAYLFWDAVHSTQRAYSIFSKEIWGGNSSVMHPINLSTLVLGRNA, from the exons ATGGCTAAGAGTATGCTGATCTGGTGGATGATGAGCTCTTTGATTTTGCAAGTAGTTGAAGGAGGAAGAAGTGCGCATGTACCAGGAATGTTTGTATTTGGGGATTCATTAGCAGATGCAGGAACTAACAATTTCCTTCCAAACTGTACCACTAAGAATGTTTCCTTCTTCCCCAACCCAACTGGTCGCTTCACAAATGGCCTCACTGTTTTCGATTTCATAG AATTCTCTAGGCGTGTACGGAAAAAGTCGCACCTCAGAAATTCTTTATACTGCATTTCCATTGGAGGCAACGACATTCATGCCCACTACAACGGCCCTTCCTTAAATCTCAGTGATGCACAATTAGTCACTTTGCTGGTTGGCACACATGGTCAATACATCCAA AGGCTTTATCGTGCTGGAGACGGAAAATTTCTGATACTCGACATCTCCGCTTTAGGATGTACTCCTATTGCCAGATTTACATATAATTTTCAATACCAGGGAAAGTGTGCGGAACCTGGAAATATACTAGCCCAGAAATACAACGTTGCTCTGAAAAAACTACATGAAGTGAATATCATGCTCTTTAATTCTtatgattacttgacaaacatgATTAGAAATGGCAAAGCTTTTG GATTGTTCAGAGCCAATGTGAGCTGTGGACTGACCAGTCCGCCAGATCTGTATTGCAATGATCCAGATGCATATTTGTTTTGGGATGCAGTTCATTCAACACAGAGAGCTTACTccatattttcaaaagaaatatgGGGAGGAAATTCTTCTGTTATGCATCCAATTAACCTTTCCACTCTAGTCTTGGGGAGAAATGCATAA